The following are encoded in a window of Bacteroidota bacterium genomic DNA:
- a CDS encoding bifunctional 4-hydroxy-2-oxoglutarate aldolase/2-dehydro-3-deoxy-phosphogluconate aldolase produces the protein MAQFSRIDVAVAAKETGIVPVFYHKDVEVAKQVVKACYDGGARLFEFTNRGDFAQEVFAELVKYAVDELPGMIMGIGSVEEAVTAGMYIQMGTNFVVSPVMNPEMAKVCNRRKISWMPGCGSLSEISEAEEYGAEVVKIFPASQVGGPDFIKAATAPKPFTNIMPTGGVKPEEDNLKEWFQAGAFCVGMGSQLMAKKADGSFDLAKISELMSTSIAAAKKYRK, from the coding sequence ATGGCACAATTTTCAAGAATAGACGTAGCAGTAGCTGCAAAAGAAACAGGGATAGTACCTGTATTTTATCACAAAGATGTAGAAGTAGCAAAGCAGGTAGTAAAAGCTTGTTACGACGGTGGTGCTCGTTTATTCGAGTTTACTAACCGTGGAGATTTCGCACAGGAAGTATTTGCTGAATTAGTAAAATACGCTGTAGATGAATTACCTGGAATGATAATGGGAATAGGTTCGGTAGAAGAAGCTGTAACTGCAGGTATGTATATTCAAATGGGAACGAACTTCGTTGTTTCTCCGGTAATGAATCCAGAAATGGCTAAGGTATGTAACCGACGTAAAATTTCATGGATGCCGGGTTGTGGATCCCTTAGCGAGATTTCTGAAGCAGAAGAGTACGGTGCTGAGGTTGTGAAAATCTTCCCTGCATCACAAGTTGGAGGTCCTGATTTTATCAAAGCGGCTACAGCTCCAAAACCTTTTACTAACATTATGCCTACAGGTGGTGTTAAGCCAGAAGAAGACAACTTGAAAGAGTGGTTCCAGGCAGGTGCTTTTTGTGTAGGAATGGGTTCTCAGCTTATGGCAAAGAAAGCCGATGGAAGTTTCGATTTAGCTAAAATATCTGAACTTATGAGTACTTCTATTGCTGCGGCTAAAAAATATAGAAAATAA
- a CDS encoding sugar kinase, with product MSKKIVTFGEIMLRLATPGYLRFHQANEFEATYGGGESNVAVSLANYGLNAEFVTRLPKNDIGDAAIKRLRMYNVGVDNIVEGGDRVGIYFLETGAVSRGSKVVYDRANSAIAEIEPGMVNWKEVFADAQWFHWTGITPALSEGAFKALLEALEVAKEMGVTVSCDLNYRAKLWKWGKKSHEVMPELVALTDIVLGNEEDAEMSLHISPEGVDVTGGHVEGKAYLSVSKQIMSKFPKVKKVITTLRGSINANHNTWEGVLYDGEKLFESSNKYDITHIVDRVGGGDSFMGGLVYGLITYPNDDQKALDFAVAASCLKHTIKGDFNLVTVDEVEKLMGGDASGRVAR from the coding sequence ATGAGTAAAAAGATTGTTACATTCGGAGAGATCATGTTACGTTTAGCAACACCCGGATATTTACGTTTTCACCAGGCTAATGAATTCGAAGCAACTTATGGTGGAGGTGAATCAAACGTAGCTGTATCATTAGCAAATTACGGATTAAATGCAGAATTTGTTACTCGTTTACCAAAAAACGATATCGGAGATGCTGCAATTAAAAGACTTCGTATGTACAATGTTGGAGTTGATAATATTGTTGAAGGGGGAGATAGAGTTGGTATCTATTTTTTAGAAACAGGTGCTGTATCTCGTGGTTCAAAAGTAGTTTATGACCGTGCAAACTCTGCAATCGCTGAGATCGAACCTGGTATGGTAAACTGGAAAGAAGTTTTTGCTGATGCTCAGTGGTTCCACTGGACAGGTATTACTCCTGCTTTGTCAGAAGGTGCATTTAAAGCTTTACTTGAAGCGCTTGAAGTAGCAAAAGAAATGGGAGTTACAGTTTCTTGTGATCTTAACTACCGTGCTAAACTTTGGAAATGGGGTAAAAAATCTCACGAAGTTATGCCTGAGTTAGTTGCTCTTACTGATATAGTTTTAGGAAACGAAGAAGATGCTGAAATGTCCTTACATATCTCACCGGAAGGTGTTGACGTAACTGGAGGACATGTTGAAGGAAAAGCTTACTTGTCTGTATCTAAACAAATCATGTCAAAATTCCCGAAAGTAAAGAAAGTAATTACTACTCTTCGTGGTTCAATTAACGCCAACCACAACACTTGGGAAGGTGTTCTTTACGATGGTGAAAAATTATTCGAATCGTCAAACAAATACGACATCACTCATATTGTTGACCGTGTAGGTGGTGGAGATTCATTCATGGGAGGATTGGTTTACGGACTTATTACTTACCCTAACGATGATCAAAAAGCGCTTGATTTTGCAGTTGCAGCTTCATGTTTGAAACACACAATAAAAGGTGACTTTAACCTGGTTACTGTTGATGAGGTTGAAAAACTTATGGGTGGTGATGCTTCTGGGCGCGTAGCTAGGTAA
- a CDS encoding polysaccharide deacetylase family protein, with amino-acid sequence MRIIVALMLILLLQACNTINEKKEKSIDWAYWMGKANFEESKVADYTLPEFMAEDQGNKELYWIEKRRDEILNLYRNEIYGKVPEADVNVVFKVTKTVNDAVGGKATMKEITATFTNNGKSAEMNILIYTPNKVEGKVPMFLGLNFFGNHTVHNDENITQATGYVINKGTIGVKNHKATEAKRGVFSERWQVEKLIDSGYGLTTVFYGDLDPDFDDGYQNGVQPLFYKDGQTKPADNEWGSIAVWSWGLSRVMDYFETDSNIDKAKVAVVGHSRLAKVALWTVANDHRFAISISNNSGSAGAALFRRKFGETIDASLAYAPQWYAGNFKKYSTNEKTLPIDQHMLLSLIAPRPLYVASATKDNWADPKGEFLAAKYATEIYHLFGKQGIEVDSIPKPNVSIQTNIGYHIREGKHNITEFDWNNYISFAKKHFATKNRIALTFDDGPDNKWTPVILDILKEHNVKATFFLVGKNVKEYPEVVKRIYSEGHQIGNHSMNHLHLNRISTMDSLMVELESANKLIKNITGVDHYYFRPPYGHLSVEQREYLKTTNYEFVMWSIDPHDWDVKNVIADDIFNIIDGRAYDGANILLHSTNAGYNAPDYKKNKENTIGALPMVIESLQNRNFEFVRVDEL; translated from the coding sequence ATGAGAATTATAGTAGCATTAATGTTGATTCTTTTACTTCAGGCTTGTAATACCATCAATGAGAAGAAAGAAAAATCTATTGATTGGGCTTACTGGATGGGTAAGGCAAATTTCGAAGAGTCGAAAGTTGCAGATTATACACTGCCTGAGTTTATGGCGGAAGATCAAGGCAATAAGGAACTGTATTGGATTGAAAAACGTCGCGATGAAATATTAAACTTATATCGCAACGAAATTTACGGGAAGGTACCTGAAGCTGACGTGAATGTTGTTTTTAAAGTTACTAAAACTGTTAACGATGCAGTTGGAGGAAAAGCTACAATGAAAGAGATTACAGCTACTTTTACCAATAATGGCAAAAGTGCAGAAATGAATATTCTTATCTACACGCCAAATAAAGTTGAAGGAAAAGTTCCGATGTTTTTGGGTTTAAACTTTTTTGGAAACCACACCGTGCATAACGACGAAAATATAACTCAGGCTACCGGATATGTAATAAATAAGGGAACTATTGGAGTAAAAAATCATAAAGCTACGGAGGCAAAGCGTGGAGTATTTAGTGAACGTTGGCAAGTTGAAAAACTTATCGATAGTGGTTATGGATTGACAACAGTTTTTTATGGCGATTTAGACCCTGATTTTGACGACGGTTATCAAAATGGAGTTCAGCCATTATTTTACAAAGACGGACAAACAAAACCTGCCGATAATGAGTGGGGTAGTATAGCTGTTTGGTCATGGGGCTTGAGCAGGGTTATGGATTATTTTGAAACCGATTCGAATATTGACAAGGCAAAAGTAGCTGTTGTAGGCCACTCGCGTTTGGCAAAGGTTGCTTTATGGACTGTTGCCAACGATCATCGTTTTGCTATTTCGATATCCAATAATTCAGGTAGTGCAGGGGCAGCGCTTTTCCGTAGGAAATTTGGAGAAACTATTGATGCATCTTTGGCATATGCACCACAATGGTATGCAGGTAATTTTAAGAAATATTCTACTAACGAAAAAACATTACCGATTGATCAGCATATGTTGTTATCGCTTATCGCACCTCGTCCGCTTTATGTAGCAAGCGCCACTAAAGATAATTGGGCAGATCCAAAAGGTGAGTTTTTAGCGGCAAAATATGCCACAGAAATTTATCATTTGTTTGGAAAACAAGGTATTGAAGTTGATTCGATTCCAAAACCAAATGTTTCAATTCAAACTAACATAGGATATCATATTAGAGAAGGAAAACACAATATAACAGAGTTCGATTGGAATAATTATATATCGTTTGCTAAAAAGCATTTTGCGACTAAAAACCGTATAGCACTCACTTTTGATGATGGACCGGATAATAAATGGACTCCTGTTATTTTGGATATACTAAAAGAGCACAATGTAAAAGCAACTTTTTTTCTGGTAGGTAAAAATGTGAAAGAATATCCTGAAGTAGTGAAACGTATTTACAGTGAGGGACATCAAATAGGAAATCACTCTATGAATCACCTTCACCTGAACCGTATAAGTACTATGGATTCGTTAATGGTTGAACTTGAATCGGCAAATAAGTTGATAAAAAATATTACAGGGGTAGATCATTACTATTTCCGTCCTCCATACGGACACTTATCCGTCGAGCAAAGAGAGTATTTGAAAACTACAAATTATGAGTTTGTAATGTGGAGTATCGACCCGCACGATTGGGATGTGAAAAACGTGATAGCAGATGATATTTTTAATATCATAGATGGAAGAGCTTACGATGGAGCAAATATTTTGTTGCACTCAACAAATGCAGGATATAATGCACCGGATTATAAAAAGAATAAGGAGAATACAATCGGAGCCTTACCAATGGTAATAGAATCTTTGCAAAACAGAAATTTCGAATTTGTAAGAGTTGATGAGTTGTAA
- a CDS encoding cob(I)yrinic acid a,c-diamide adenosyltransferase has protein sequence MSESGLVHIYTGEGKGKTTSAVGLGIRALSHGMKVCYSYFNKKPSFYGTTEVSTLEGLGATIVGEENQLGDKVVYDSYFDANQDNFKSLKRLISDNDFDMLIMDEILISVGSKLIDEDSVIDFIKNKPKKLELVLTGRNATDKLIDMADYVSYIQMMKHPFERGQGSREGIEY, from the coding sequence ATGAGTGAATCGGGATTAGTTCACATCTACACCGGCGAGGGAAAAGGAAAAACCACATCGGCAGTTGGATTAGGAATACGTGCATTAAGCCACGGAATGAAGGTGTGTTATTCATACTTCAACAAAAAACCATCTTTTTACGGAACAACCGAAGTAAGTACTCTTGAGGGACTGGGAGCAACAATAGTTGGAGAAGAAAACCAGCTCGGAGATAAAGTTGTTTACGATAGTTATTTTGATGCAAATCAGGATAATTTCAAAAGTTTGAAGCGATTAATATCCGACAATGATTTTGATATGCTGATAATGGATGAAATACTAATTTCTGTTGGAAGTAAATTAATCGATGAGGATTCGGTAATCGATTTCATAAAAAACAAACCCAAAAAACTGGAACTGGTACTAACAGGTAGGAATGCAACAGATAAGTTGATTGATATGGCAGACTATGTGAGTTATATTCAAATGATGAAACACCCTTTTGAGAGGGGTCAGGGAAGTAGAGAAGGTATTGAGTATTGA
- a CDS encoding altronate dehydratase family protein: MKNKAITIDSQDNAAVALIDLKSGSTVSVNGTDYLLKSDIKAKHKFALKDLAKNEDVWMYGIIVGVTTENIKLGEAITVNNIKHKTSKVEHKTASYNWEKTDISKWEGKTFDGFKRSDGQVGTRNIWLFFPLVFCENNNIEILKDTFEKELGYFEPSKYQNLLRSYLPNSNTDETSMSKNFLTQRDNNMRVPSLPARRSQAGDRNIKLLPDEKAINENSKVLKNIELKFITHPGGCGAIRQDALELSQLLAGYLNNPNVAGATVLSLGCQNLQIDIFQNSLKKINPDFDKPVLIYEQQQIGTAEEMLNSAIKDSITEILKADKQEREPAPLSNLSIGLQCGGSDGFSGISANPLLGYVSDVMASIAGTVVLAEFPELCGVEQDIVNRCVNEADGVRFLELMRDYEDSVIASGTGFDANPSPGNIKDGLITDAMKSAGAAKKGGSSPIVSVKDYGEYISEKGLSLLCTPGNDVESTTLLAGAGSNIILFTTGLGTPTGNPVTPVIKVSSNSELANKMSDIIDFNSGEIITGEKSISEVGEELISLIIDIASGKVRSKATINKQNDFIPWRRGVSL, translated from the coding sequence ATGAAAAACAAAGCAATAACAATAGATAGTCAAGACAATGCAGCAGTGGCATTAATCGATTTAAAATCGGGAAGTACTGTAAGTGTTAATGGAACAGACTATTTGTTGAAATCCGATATCAAAGCCAAGCATAAATTTGCGTTAAAAGATTTAGCGAAAAACGAGGATGTTTGGATGTATGGTATTATCGTTGGTGTTACAACTGAAAATATAAAGTTGGGAGAAGCTATTACTGTTAATAATATCAAGCATAAAACATCAAAGGTTGAACATAAAACCGCAAGCTATAATTGGGAGAAAACCGATATTAGTAAATGGGAAGGGAAAACTTTTGATGGTTTTAAACGCAGCGACGGTCAGGTTGGAACCCGGAATATATGGCTGTTCTTTCCATTGGTGTTTTGTGAGAACAACAATATTGAAATACTAAAAGATACTTTCGAGAAAGAGTTGGGCTACTTCGAACCATCAAAATATCAAAACTTACTACGTTCATATTTGCCAAATTCAAATACTGATGAAACGAGCATGAGCAAAAACTTTCTCACACAAAGGGATAATAATATGCGAGTTCCATCCCTGCCAGCAAGACGCAGTCAGGCAGGTGACCGAAATATCAAATTATTACCAGATGAAAAGGCAATAAACGAGAATAGTAAAGTTCTAAAGAATATAGAGCTAAAGTTTATCACACATCCCGGAGGTTGTGGAGCTATCCGTCAGGATGCTCTTGAACTTTCGCAATTGTTGGCTGGTTACTTAAATAATCCTAATGTGGCTGGGGCAACGGTATTGAGTTTGGGATGTCAGAATCTACAGATCGATATTTTTCAAAATTCACTTAAAAAGATAAATCCCGATTTCGACAAACCGGTATTGATATACGAACAGCAACAAATAGGTACTGCCGAAGAAATGCTTAACAGTGCAATTAAAGATTCGATTACAGAAATATTAAAAGCCGATAAACAGGAGAGAGAACCGGCACCCTTATCAAATTTATCGATTGGCCTGCAGTGTGGGGGATCGGATGGTTTTTCAGGAATTTCGGCAAATCCTCTTTTGGGTTATGTGTCTGATGTAATGGCAAGTATTGCAGGAACTGTTGTATTGGCCGAATTCCCTGAGCTGTGTGGAGTAGAGCAGGATATAGTAAATCGCTGTGTAAACGAAGCTGATGGAGTAAGATTTTTGGAATTGATGCGCGATTACGAAGATAGCGTAATTGCTAGCGGAACAGGTTTCGATGCAAATCCTTCGCCCGGAAATATAAAAGACGGACTTATTACCGATGCAATGAAATCGGCAGGAGCTGCAAAAAAAGGAGGTTCTTCGCCAATAGTTTCGGTAAAAGACTATGGAGAGTATATCTCAGAAAAAGGATTGTCATTGCTTTGTACTCCGGGTAATGATGTAGAGAGTACAACACTTTTGGCAGGTGCAGGTTCAAATATTATTTTGTTTACTACAGGATTGGGAACACCAACAGGAAATCCCGTTACACCGGTAATTAAAGTTTCATCAAATAGCGAATTGGCAAATAAGATGAGCGACATTATCGACTTCAATTCAGGAGAGATTATTACTGGAGAAAAGTCAATATCTGAGGTAGGTGAGGAGTTAATTTCTTTGATTATCGATATCGCAAGCGGCAAAGTAAGATCTAAAGCCACAATTAATAAGCAAAACGATTTTATTCCCTGGAGGCGTGGGGTTTCGCTTTAG